Proteins from a single region of Candidatus Hinthialibacter antarcticus:
- a CDS encoding glycosyltransferase family 9 protein, producing the protein MSERWLIIRNGAVGDTVLLSSVICAIKKQHPDAWIEVMGVLERVALLVGDGLADCAVSAERPGVESLYGEGALHSDLFDYFAEFSHILIYSAAASQQFVNRLKVRNGQWVCAYPALPQDNEQHITDFYLNPLRKMLGDETPQPVIHLYEEEKANAREELSKLSVQKGRRLIGVHPGAGGPAKQALPEKFLQEVDTIQGDKCLLIVKGPADEDAVAALVERLPNGMEHHLLDQRPLRELAALLSQCDQFIGNDSGVTHIAAALGVPTSVFFLASDPAVWAPPGEHVQVMKISD; encoded by the coding sequence ATGAGCGAACGCTGGTTAATCATACGCAACGGCGCCGTTGGAGATACGGTGTTGTTATCAAGCGTTATTTGTGCAATCAAAAAACAGCACCCGGACGCCTGGATCGAAGTGATGGGAGTCTTAGAACGCGTCGCGCTGCTGGTCGGCGACGGGCTGGCGGATTGCGCCGTTTCCGCTGAGCGTCCCGGCGTGGAGTCGCTCTACGGCGAGGGCGCATTGCACTCTGACTTGTTTGATTATTTCGCCGAGTTTTCGCATATCCTGATTTATAGCGCCGCCGCGTCACAGCAATTCGTCAATCGCTTAAAGGTGCGTAACGGGCAGTGGGTGTGCGCCTATCCAGCGCTGCCGCAAGACAACGAGCAGCATATTACTGACTTTTATCTAAATCCGCTGCGCAAAATGCTCGGTGATGAAACCCCGCAGCCCGTGATTCATTTATATGAAGAAGAAAAAGCCAACGCACGCGAAGAACTCTCCAAATTAAGCGTACAAAAAGGGCGCCGTTTGATCGGCGTTCATCCTGGAGCGGGCGGTCCCGCCAAACAGGCGTTGCCAGAGAAATTTTTGCAAGAGGTTGATACCATCCAAGGAGATAAATGCTTGCTGATCGTAAAAGGCCCGGCGGATGAGGACGCTGTCGCAGCGCTTGTAGAGCGATTGCCGAATGGGATGGAGCATCATCTTCTCGATCAACGCCCGTTGCGCGAGTTGGCGGCGTTGTTGTCACAATGCGACCAATTTATTGGCAACGACAGCGGGGTGACGCATATCGCCGCTGCGCTGGGCGTACCGACAAGTGTATTCTTTCTCGCCAGCGACCCCGCCGTCTGGGCGCCGCCGGGGGAGCATGTTCAGGTGATGAAAATTTCAGACTAA
- a CDS encoding radical SAM protein, with protein MHVTFVFDDIILSHQPLGASYISAVLKEHGHTVSSINIDDGPDYVEKIQRLQPDMLAYSVTTSTWPRYADVNREIKAAHPCFTLVGGPHPQFFPKMVEEEGVDAICIGEGEFPTLELCTALQEDRDYTHIDTMHFNVNGKIIKNSARPFLNKKELDALPFPDRELIRDFSVWKQRSGYIMAGRGCPYDCTFCFNHVSRDIQEGRWTRQRSAENVLAELRWLKETYKVVYIAFQDDTFILNRRWLREFLPRYGKEIGLPFICNIRADLTDEEEARLLADAGCIRVAMGIESGDDELRRKILAKNMSTEQVIKACDLYYQHGIHVIGQNMFGVPGETVETALSTVELNIRCRTRINLFSFFAPYPGTKLGEMCEQDYGFSGDLKEIPREYYESLAPSIKLENRELIERIGQCAHLFASYPYIFKFTQMMLKVLPTYNMKIKYMDWLWWVKRELVKKGNIGLPSIWHPPQFIVEAIHNDQPNIPIQQIAREVSREAA; from the coding sequence ATGCACGTCACATTTGTTTTCGACGATATCATATTAAGCCACCAGCCTTTAGGCGCATCGTACATTTCTGCGGTGTTGAAAGAACATGGACATACCGTTTCGTCGATCAACATTGATGACGGCCCTGATTATGTAGAAAAAATCCAGCGACTTCAACCTGACATGCTCGCTTATTCGGTCACAACCAGTACGTGGCCGCGCTATGCGGACGTCAATCGGGAGATCAAAGCCGCCCACCCCTGCTTCACCTTGGTCGGCGGCCCGCACCCGCAGTTCTTCCCCAAGATGGTTGAAGAAGAAGGCGTCGACGCCATTTGCATTGGCGAAGGCGAGTTCCCCACGTTGGAACTCTGCACCGCGCTGCAAGAAGACCGCGATTATACCCACATCGACACCATGCACTTCAATGTGAATGGCAAGATCATTAAAAACAGTGCGCGCCCGTTTCTCAATAAAAAAGAACTCGACGCGCTGCCCTTCCCGGATCGGGAACTGATTCGTGATTTTTCCGTTTGGAAGCAACGCTCCGGCTACATCATGGCGGGACGCGGCTGTCCTTATGACTGCACGTTTTGTTTCAACCACGTCTCACGAGACATTCAGGAAGGTCGTTGGACCCGCCAACGCAGCGCCGAAAACGTACTCGCGGAACTGCGCTGGCTCAAAGAAACGTACAAAGTGGTGTACATCGCGTTTCAGGATGACACCTTTATTTTAAACCGCCGCTGGCTGCGCGAATTTCTGCCGCGCTACGGCAAAGAAATCGGCCTGCCCTTCATCTGTAACATTCGCGCCGACCTCACCGATGAGGAAGAAGCACGGCTGCTCGCCGATGCGGGCTGCATCCGCGTCGCGATGGGAATCGAAAGCGGCGACGATGAACTGCGCCGCAAAATCCTCGCGAAAAACATGTCAACCGAGCAGGTCATCAAAGCCTGCGACTTATACTATCAACACGGCATCCACGTCATCGGGCAAAATATGTTCGGCGTTCCCGGCGAAACGGTTGAGACCGCGCTTTCAACAGTTGAGTTGAATATCCGCTGCCGTACGCGCATCAACTTGTTCTCGTTCTTTGCGCCCTATCCCGGCACAAAACTCGGCGAGATGTGCGAGCAGGATTACGGCTTCTCTGGCGATTTGAAAGAGATCCCCCGCGAATATTACGAGAGCCTCGCGCCCAGCATCAAACTGGAGAACCGCGAATTGATCGAACGCATCGGCCAATGCGCGCACTTGTTCGCCAGTTATCCGTACATATTTAAATTCACCCAAATGATGTTGAAGGTTTTGCCGACCTATAACATGAAAATTAAATACATGGATTGGTTGTGGTGGGTAAAACGTGAACTGGTGAAGAAGGGCAACATCGGTTTGCCTTCAATTTGGCATCCGCCCCAGTTTATCGTTGAGGCGATTCATAACGATCAGCCGAACATCCCCATTCAGCAGATCGCCCGCGAAGTCAGCCGCGAAGCGGCGTAG
- a CDS encoding glycosyltransferase family 39 protein: protein MTEFIIFILTAIAFTLGLMPIGDAILKKIGLGEATDNRAFAWGIGAFVLTYVLSILGLIGFYTPTVLWGFWGACLLMGLLQLPRWLSSIFRAKELRPSESGWTSVALRIGTGVMLLVILSTVMTPETRHDPYDYHLSGPNQYILAGQVVELPWHVFTYMPKNGEILYGLALTVGNDSLAKLIHFIFGCFILRLLYDWLKREHGYEAGLMAAFLAASLPLLGFVAVSAYIDLIRAFWELLALYCLYQLWVEPAPNKRSIWMVIAALFAGMAVATKYVSGAVFFPPFVLLYLITWFKFRNDLRWLPLLGGVVYALPLAPWMCLNGSWTGNPLYPFLPSLFGMNTPSAQEAYVFFKNHAPPVGVYQNAGTLLQYFAHRVWMLMLEGNALFLIGIAGLLAAPLRLKQQGEVRELPRFVYWGLAIYVSVATFLFLALCNNDDGRFFLSVLLILSIPATFFFFDLRRRLDVVSNWAPYLLPVIVFLILMNGLGYRNAQISAQRESMLPILTDAQRHVWLTNRFQHYPVIRWANDNLAPDAFVIGLGYPLRRKCAARLKYGYFPFAQSLDAPSADELAQALTEAGVTHIYEPFIEVKDGVELSILKERHLEPVFTHRGSTLHLLKP, encoded by the coding sequence TTGACTGAATTTATAATCTTTATATTGACAGCAATCGCTTTCACGCTTGGGCTGATGCCAATCGGGGACGCGATTCTGAAAAAAATCGGCCTGGGCGAGGCAACGGACAACCGCGCGTTCGCCTGGGGAATCGGCGCTTTTGTCTTGACGTATGTTTTGTCAATATTGGGGTTGATTGGGTTCTACACGCCGACTGTTTTATGGGGATTCTGGGGCGCTTGTCTTCTGATGGGCTTGCTGCAATTGCCCCGTTGGCTTTCATCCATCTTTCGCGCTAAAGAATTACGCCCGTCTGAATCGGGCTGGACCTCGGTTGCGTTGCGCATCGGGACCGGCGTCATGCTGCTGGTGATATTGAGCACCGTTATGACGCCGGAGACGCGCCATGACCCCTACGACTATCATCTCAGCGGGCCGAACCAATACATCCTCGCCGGGCAAGTGGTCGAGCTGCCGTGGCATGTATTCACCTATATGCCCAAGAATGGCGAAATTTTATATGGATTGGCGCTAACGGTCGGCAATGACAGTTTGGCGAAATTAATTCACTTCATCTTCGGATGCTTTATTCTGCGCTTGCTCTACGACTGGCTCAAACGGGAACACGGGTATGAAGCGGGACTGATGGCGGCGTTTTTGGCGGCGAGCCTGCCCTTGCTGGGGTTTGTCGCCGTTAGTGCATACATCGACCTGATTCGCGCTTTCTGGGAACTGCTCGCGCTCTATTGCCTCTATCAACTTTGGGTCGAGCCTGCACCCAATAAGCGCTCGATTTGGATGGTGATTGCAGCGCTGTTCGCAGGGATGGCGGTTGCGACCAAGTATGTGTCCGGCGCAGTATTTTTCCCGCCGTTTGTTTTGCTCTACTTAATCACGTGGTTCAAATTTCGAAACGATTTGCGATGGCTGCCGCTTCTTGGCGGCGTTGTTTATGCGCTTCCGCTCGCGCCCTGGATGTGCTTAAACGGGTCATGGACGGGCAACCCGCTCTATCCATTTTTGCCATCACTGTTTGGGATGAACACCCCTAGCGCACAGGAGGCGTATGTCTTCTTCAAAAATCACGCGCCGCCAGTGGGTGTGTATCAAAACGCCGGGACATTGTTGCAGTATTTCGCTCACCGTGTTTGGATGTTGATGCTGGAAGGCAACGCGCTCTTTCTGATTGGGATCGCTGGATTGCTCGCAGCGCCCTTGCGCTTGAAACAACAAGGCGAGGTTCGCGAACTGCCCCGCTTTGTCTATTGGGGACTTGCGATCTATGTCAGTGTTGCAACATTTTTGTTCTTGGCGTTATGCAACAATGACGACGGGCGCTTTTTTCTATCGGTGTTACTGATCTTATCCATTCCCGCGACGTTTTTCTTTTTTGATTTACGACGACGTTTGGATGTCGTCTCCAACTGGGCGCCCTACTTGTTGCCAGTGATTGTATTTCTGATTTTGATGAATGGATTGGGCTATCGCAATGCGCAAATCTCGGCGCAACGCGAATCCATGTTGCCAATTCTGACCGACGCGCAACGTCATGTTTGGCTTACGAACCGCTTTCAGCATTACCCCGTCATTCGTTGGGCGAACGACAATCTGGCGCCGGACGCTTTTGTGATAGGGTTGGGGTATCCCTTACGGCGAAAATGCGCCGCCCGTTTGAAGTATGGTTATTTTCCTTTTGCGCAATCGCTTGATGCGCCGTCAGCGGACGAATTGGCGCAAGCGCTGACCGAGGCGGGCGTAACACATATTTATGAACCGTTCATTGAAGTGAAAGACGGCGTTGAGTTGTCCATCCTAAAAGAACGCCATCTCGAACCGGTGTTTACGCATCGAGGTTCGACGTTGCATCTGCTGAAGCCATGA